Proteins encoded together in one Papaver somniferum cultivar HN1 unplaced genomic scaffold, ASM357369v1 unplaced-scaffold_21, whole genome shotgun sequence window:
- the LOC113340105 gene encoding phosphatidylinositol/phosphatidylcholine transfer protein SFH2-like, translating into MESSIDKHPRLPLIKVSIREKKTTAMVSQEEAIKQLFDLAEKLEEPLKQSFRNMHQGYPAETLVRFLKARAWNVPKAHQMLIDCINWRMENKIDKILMRPIAPTELYKAVRDSQLLGLSGYTKEGLPVFAIGVGKGTYDKGPVDYYVQSHIQINEYRDRVVFPQATKKYGRYIGTCVKVFDMTCLKLSAISQIKLLTTIATIDDLNYPEIAVTYYVVNTPYAFSKLWKIVKKLLQEETQRKIQVLKGNGKEELLKVMDYESLPHFCRKEGRSLASMDDCFSLDHAFHQQLYSYIKQQSGA; encoded by the exons ATGGAAAGCTCCATTGACAAGCACCCCAGATTGCCTTTGATAAAGGTTTCCATCAGGG agAAAAAAACTACAGCGATGGTTTCTCAAGAAGAAGCGATCAAACAGTTGTTTGATTTAGCAGAAAAACTTGAAGAACCTCTAAAGCAAAGTTTTCGGAATATGCACCAAGGATATCCAGCTGAAACTTTGGTGCGGTTTCTTAAGGCTAGAGCTTGGAATGTTCCCAAAGCACATCAGATGTTAATTGATTGTATAAATTGGAGGATGGAAAACAAGATTGATAAGATATTAATGAGACCGATAGCTCCCACTGAATTATACAAAGCTGTGCGAGACTCCCAATTATTAGGATTGTCAGGTTACACAAAAGAAGGCCTTCCTGTTTTTGCCATTGGCGTTGGAAAAGGTACATACGACAAAGGTCCGGTCGATTATTATGTCCAGTCACATATCCAGATCAATGAATATCGTGACCGAGTTGTGTTTCCTCAGGCTACAAAGAAATATGGACGCTATATTGGGACTTGTGTCAAAGTTTTCGATATGACTTGTTTAAAGCTTTCTGCGATCAGCCAGATAAAGCTACTGACCACAATAGCTACTATCGATGACCTCAATTATCCAGAAATAGCCGTGACATACTACGTTGTTAATACCCCATATGCATTTTCAAAATTATGGAAGATTGTTAAGAAACTACTGCAGGAAGAGACGCAGAGGAAAATTCAGGTGCTCAAAGGTAATGGGAAAGAAGAGTTGTTGAAAGTCATGGACTATGAATCACTCCCACATTTTTGTAGAAAAGAAGGGCGTTCCTTAGCCAGTATGGACGACTGTTTCTCCTTGGATCACGCCTTCCACCAACAGCTTTATAGTTACATCAAGCAGCAATCAGGGGCATGA